One window of the Sphingomonas sp. genome contains the following:
- a CDS encoding sugar O-acetyltransferase codes for MTQKQRMLAGELYIADDPEIAADSARAAAWMVRYNASLADDPAHRHALLVEGLGQVGAGTVVRPPFHCDYGTNIHLGARVFLNFGCVILDVVRVEICAGTQIGPGVQILTADHPRDSELRAQGLEFGRPICIGANVWIGGGALILPGVTIGDDAIIGAGSVVTRDVAAGATVAGNPARPVAR; via the coding sequence ATGACCCAGAAGCAGCGCATGCTGGCCGGCGAACTCTACATTGCCGACGATCCCGAGATCGCCGCCGACTCCGCGCGCGCGGCGGCCTGGATGGTGCGATACAATGCGTCGCTCGCCGACGACCCGGCCCATCGGCATGCGCTGCTGGTCGAGGGGCTAGGGCAGGTGGGGGCAGGGACGGTCGTCCGTCCGCCCTTTCACTGCGACTATGGCACCAACATCCATCTCGGCGCGCGCGTCTTCCTCAATTTCGGCTGCGTGATCCTGGACGTGGTGCGCGTCGAGATCTGCGCTGGCACGCAGATCGGGCCGGGGGTGCAGATACTCACCGCCGATCACCCGCGCGATTCGGAACTGCGGGCGCAGGGGCTCGAGTTCGGACGGCCGATTTGCATCGGCGCCAATGTCTGGATCGGCGGCGGTGCGCTGATCCTGCCAGGCGTGACGATCGGCGACGACGCGATCATCGGCGCCGGCAGCGTGGTGACGCGCGACGTGGCCGCCGGTGCGACCGTCGCAGGCAATCCCGCGCGACCGGTGGCGCGATGA
- a CDS encoding TetR family transcriptional regulator: MAEGAARRNDPERRQRIVAAALDVIADRGVSNTTHRLIAAAAGVPLGSVTYYFETLEALLTEAFVQLAEEASDAFRAKLAAATDRDSAREAVIDIISGSVWAEPRTLLLSYELYAFAARHPPVAAIMRRWMNNSRAALERFFDPLTARGLDALVEGIGIHNSIDLRPLDRAAISDLVARVTNRQLLSEADLHDG, from the coding sequence ATGGCCGAGGGAGCAGCGAGGCGAAACGATCCTGAAAGGCGGCAGCGCATCGTCGCGGCCGCGCTCGACGTGATCGCCGATCGCGGCGTCTCGAACACCACACATCGCCTCATCGCTGCGGCAGCGGGCGTGCCGCTGGGATCGGTCACCTATTATTTCGAGACGCTCGAGGCGTTACTCACCGAGGCGTTCGTGCAATTGGCGGAAGAAGCCTCGGACGCCTTCCGTGCCAAGCTGGCGGCTGCGACCGACCGCGACAGCGCGCGCGAGGCGGTCATCGACATCATCAGCGGGTCGGTCTGGGCGGAACCGCGAACGCTGCTACTCAGCTACGAACTCTATGCCTTTGCAGCGCGCCATCCCCCGGTGGCAGCAATCATGCGGCGCTGGATGAACAACAGTCGCGCTGCTCTGGAGCGGTTCTTCGATCCATTGACCGCGCGCGGCCTTGACGCCTTGGTTGAAGGAATCGGCATCCACAACTCGATCGATCTCCGTCCGCTCGATCGCGCCGCGATAAGCGACCTCGTGGCTCGTGTGACCAATCGGCAGCTTCTGTCAGAAGCGGACCTTCACGACGGCTGA
- a CDS encoding DUF1349 domain-containing protein translates to MQKPELSRRTILGSAVALSVPGGACAALSPAADEAVLGRRDGRWLNVPKRWHADAGEDLTLVTDRGTDFWRETHYGFTRDSGHFLGFPTGDAFTAQLRIRGRYEKLYDQAGIMVRVDERRWVKAGIELSDGRAMLSSVLTDGRSDWSTGPYAGDAADFWMRATVAKGVLRLQVSADGKTWPLVRLAPFPVAPAYQVGPMACTPEREGLEVRFSDLRITAPLGKDLHDLS, encoded by the coding sequence ATGCAGAAACCAGAGCTGTCGCGCCGGACGATCCTGGGTAGCGCGGTCGCGCTGAGTGTCCCGGGCGGCGCATGCGCGGCCCTAAGTCCCGCTGCCGACGAAGCCGTGTTAGGGCGGAGGGACGGCCGCTGGCTCAACGTACCGAAGCGGTGGCACGCGGACGCCGGCGAGGACCTGACGCTGGTGACCGATCGCGGCACCGATTTCTGGCGGGAGACGCATTACGGCTTCACCCGTGACAGCGGGCACTTCCTCGGCTTCCCGACCGGCGACGCATTCACCGCGCAACTGCGCATCCGCGGCCGCTACGAGAAGCTGTACGACCAGGCGGGCATCATGGTGCGTGTCGATGAGCGCCGCTGGGTGAAGGCGGGGATCGAGCTCTCCGATGGCCGCGCCATGCTCAGCAGCGTGCTGACCGACGGCCGATCGGACTGGTCCACCGGTCCTTATGCCGGCGACGCTGCCGATTTCTGGATGCGCGCAACGGTCGCCAAGGGCGTGCTGCGCCTGCAGGTTTCGGCCGATGGCAAGACCTGGCCGTTGGTGCGGCTGGCGCCGTTTCCAGTGGCACCCGCCTATCAGGTGGGCCCGATGGCATGTACGCCGGAGCGGGAAGGGCTGGAGGTGCGGTTCTCCGATCTCCGCATCACTGCGCCGCTCGGCAAAGACCTACACGACCTGAGCTGA